In the Afipia sp. GAS231 genome, ACGTCACCGTGGATCCACGCTGGGGCAAGGTCGGCAAGCAGCGGATCGAGGACGCGGGAACGCTCTATCCCAAGCGGATGGAAACCGTGGACGACGAAATCCGCGACTTTGCGCTCAAGTTCATCGACAAGGCCAAGGCCGACAACAAGCCGTTCTTCCTCTGGCTCAATCCGACCCGGATGCACATCGTCACCCACCTGTCGCCGAAGTACGAGGCGCTGCGCAACTCCAAGAACGGCTGGACCATTCATGAGGCCGGCATGGCGCAGCTCGACGATGACATCGGCATCGTGATGCAGAAACTGAAGGACATGGGCGTCGACGACAACACCATCGTCGTCTTCACCACCGACAACGGCACCGAAGTTTTCACCTGGCCTGATGGCGGGCAGACGCCGTTCGCGCAGAGCAAGGGCACGGTATTCGAGGGCGGTTTCCGTGTGCCCTGCATGGTCCGATGGCCGGGCAAAGTGCCGGCCGGCAAGGTCGAAAACGGCATCATCTCCGGGCTGGACTGGTTCCCGACGTTCCTTGCCGCGGCCGGCAATCCGAACATCGTCGAAGAATTGAAGAAGGGCAAGCAGATCGGCGACACTAGCTACAAGTGTCATCTGGACGGTTATAACCAGATGGACATGATCACCGGCAAGGGGCCGTCGAACCGGCACGAGATCTGGTATTTCGGCGAAAGCGAACTGGGCGCCGTACGCATCGACGACTACAAATATCGCTTCATCGACCAGCCTGGAGGCTGGCTTGGTGACAAAACCAAGCCCGACGTGCCCTACCTGATCAACCTTCGCCTCGATCCCTTCGAGCGCACGGGCTGGCCGAATAACGGGACAAAGGACGGCGCCCAGCAATACTTCGACTGGTTCAAATTCGAATTCTGGCGCTTCGTATTTGTCCAGCAGCAGGTGGAAAAGCTGGCGATGACGGCGATCGAGTTCCCTCCGATGCAGAGGGGTGCGAGCTTCAACCTGAGTGCCGTGAAAGAGAAAATCGAGGCCGCGAGGGCGGCAATGGCTAAATAAGGATTTCCTGATCGTCATGGCGGACGGCCTTCGTGTGGGCCGTCCGCTGTGAGTGTGCGTCTGGTGACGATGAAGGAGAGATCGTCTCACGCGCGAAGGACACAGGGACGCAATCAACCAGCCAAGCTTCATCGCATTGCTCCTACCAAGGAGGCGACAAACCCAAGCTCGGTCGAGATTTGTCGCAAGACTGAAGAACTGCCCGTTTTTGCATAGTCAGCTGCGGCTGCTTCAAGAATTGTGTCGCTACCTCGTCGCTCACCGAGTGGTTGCAAATGATCCGTCATCAGGGAGACGTTGCCATGAAGATCACGACGGCCCTTTCATT is a window encoding:
- a CDS encoding arylsulfatase, with translation MSEDQKFGKPEDGVVQNGGGLKRRDLLLSGSSLVAASALSAVGLATTAQAQQQPAAPAAAGQRPNIVVIMGDDIGMWNIGAYHRGMMAGRTPNLDKLAAEGMLFTDYYAEASCTAGRANFITGELPIRTGMTTVGQAGAPTGIPAQAVTIATALKGMGYATGQFGKNHLGDKNEFLPTVHGFDEFFGYLYHLDAMEDPAHPAYPQELLNTVGPRNMVHCYATNVDDVTVDPRWGKVGKQRIEDAGTLYPKRMETVDDEIRDFALKFIDKAKADNKPFFLWLNPTRMHIVTHLSPKYEALRNSKNGWTIHEAGMAQLDDDIGIVMQKLKDMGVDDNTIVVFTTDNGTEVFTWPDGGQTPFAQSKGTVFEGGFRVPCMVRWPGKVPAGKVENGIISGLDWFPTFLAAAGNPNIVEELKKGKQIGDTSYKCHLDGYNQMDMITGKGPSNRHEIWYFGESELGAVRIDDYKYRFIDQPGGWLGDKTKPDVPYLINLRLDPFERTGWPNNGTKDGAQQYFDWFKFEFWRFVFVQQQVEKLAMTAIEFPPMQRGASFNLSAVKEKIEAARAAMAK